Proteins encoded in a region of the Paenibacillus wynnii genome:
- the hprK gene encoding HPr(Ser) kinase/phosphatase: MAKKVKVSELVQHFQLEVISGQEGLKRLITVDDLNRPGLEMAGYFEYYPEERVQLLGKTELAFFSMLPEEEKISRIRGICNDNTPCIVITRSLEVPQELIDISNEKGLPVLRSAMATTIFSSRLTSFLEGKLAPTATIHGVLCDVYGVGMLITGSSGIGKSETALELVKRGHRLIADDAVEIRQTSDNQLHGTAPELIRHLLEIRGVGIINVMTLFGAGAIRNHKRITLVVRLEAWQQDKQYDRLGLDEETTRIIDTDIPLVTIPVRPGRNLAVIIEVAAMNYRLKQMGFNAALQFTNKLTATISEDMDDMD; encoded by the coding sequence ATGGCTAAGAAAGTAAAAGTATCTGAATTGGTACAACATTTTCAATTAGAAGTCATTTCCGGACAGGAGGGTCTCAAGAGACTTATTACAGTTGACGACTTGAATCGTCCCGGGTTGGAGATGGCTGGTTATTTTGAATATTATCCAGAAGAACGTGTCCAGTTGCTCGGTAAGACGGAGCTAGCGTTCTTCTCTATGCTGCCAGAGGAAGAAAAAATTAGCCGAATTCGGGGGATCTGCAATGATAATACACCCTGTATTGTCATTACCCGTTCTTTGGAAGTCCCGCAGGAGTTAATAGATATAAGTAATGAGAAGGGCCTGCCTGTACTTCGGAGCGCAATGGCTACTACAATTTTTTCCAGCCGTCTGACTAGCTTTCTGGAAGGTAAATTAGCGCCAACAGCCACTATTCACGGCGTACTCTGTGACGTATATGGTGTAGGTATGTTGATTACAGGAAGTAGTGGGATTGGTAAGAGTGAGACTGCATTGGAGCTTGTTAAACGCGGCCACCGCCTAATTGCGGACGATGCGGTAGAAATCCGCCAAACCTCTGACAACCAGCTGCATGGTACGGCACCTGAATTGATTCGCCACCTGCTGGAAATTCGCGGGGTGGGTATTATTAATGTGATGACCTTGTTTGGTGCAGGGGCCATTCGTAATCATAAACGTATTACGCTTGTGGTTCGACTGGAAGCCTGGCAGCAAGATAAACAATATGACCGTCTGGGTCTGGATGAAGAGACTACACGTATTATTGATACGGATATTCCGTTGGTTACTATTCCTGTACGTCCAGGACGTAACCTTGCCGTTATTATTGAAGTAGCAGCGATGAACTATCGCTTGAAGCAAATGGGCTTTAATGCAGCTTTGCAATTTACCAATAAGCTAACTGCCACCATTTCTGAAGATATGGACGATATGGATTAG
- a CDS encoding ABC transporter ATP-binding protein, with product MAGVRLEHITKKYPGSDKATVADINLDIKDKEFLVLVGPSGCGKSTTLRMIAGLEEISEGKMFIGDRVVNDVAPKDRDIAMVFQSYALYPHMSVYQNMAFGLKLRKVKKDEIDKKVRDAAKILDIEHLLERKPKALSGGQRQRVALGRAIVRDPQVFLMDEPLSNLDAKLRGQMRAEITKLVKRLETTCIYVTHDQTEAMTMGDRIVVMYDGIIQQAATPEVLYNEPTNLFVAGFIGSPTMNFINGTLSEANGSVRFRAENLDVEVPGGKAQIIRSKGFIGKEVIMGVRPEDIHEEPVFLEASPNTIFTSLVDVTENLGHEMLLYLSGLGNSTVIARVDGRSTTREGSKPKLAVDMNKVHFFDKTSELNILLG from the coding sequence ATGGCAGGCGTACGTTTAGAGCACATTACAAAAAAATACCCAGGTTCTGATAAAGCAACAGTAGCAGATATCAATCTTGATATTAAAGATAAGGAATTTCTAGTATTGGTAGGACCATCCGGTTGCGGTAAATCAACAACACTACGGATGATCGCTGGCTTGGAGGAAATTTCCGAAGGTAAAATGTTCATCGGCGACCGCGTTGTTAATGACGTAGCACCGAAAGACCGCGATATCGCGATGGTATTCCAATCCTATGCCCTTTATCCGCATATGAGCGTATACCAAAACATGGCGTTTGGTTTGAAATTGCGCAAAGTTAAAAAAGATGAAATCGATAAAAAGGTTCGCGATGCTGCAAAAATTCTCGATATCGAGCATTTGCTTGAGCGTAAACCAAAAGCTCTTTCCGGTGGTCAACGCCAACGTGTAGCTTTGGGACGTGCGATTGTCCGCGATCCACAAGTATTCTTGATGGATGAGCCTTTGTCCAACTTGGATGCTAAACTTCGTGGTCAAATGCGTGCTGAAATCACTAAACTGGTTAAGCGCCTTGAAACTACTTGTATCTATGTAACGCATGACCAAACAGAAGCTATGACAATGGGTGACCGTATCGTAGTTATGTATGATGGTATCATTCAACAAGCAGCTACTCCTGAAGTGCTTTACAATGAACCGACAAACTTGTTCGTAGCCGGCTTTATCGGTTCTCCAACAATGAACTTTATCAATGGTACATTGTCCGAAGCTAACGGAAGCGTTCGTTTCCGCGCAGAGAACCTTGATGTTGAAGTGCCGGGCGGAAAAGCTCAAATCATTCGCAGCAAAGGTTTCATCGGTAAAGAAGTTATTATGGGAGTTCGCCCAGAAGATATTCATGAAGAACCAGTATTCTTGGAAGCTTCACCAAACACAATCTTCACATCGTTGGTTGATGTAACTGAAAACCTCGGTCATGAAATGTTGCTCTACTTGAGTGGTCTTGGCAACAGCACTGTTATTGCCCGTGTAGACGGTCGTTCTACTACTCGCGAAGGTAGCAAGCCTAAGCTGGCAGTCGACATGAACAAGGTACATTTCTTCGACAAAACTTCCGAACTTAACATTCTATTGGGATAA
- the recR gene encoding recombination mediator RecR: MYYPEPLAKLIDAFTRLPGIGPKTAARLAFHVLNMKEDEVIDFAKALVSVKRNLHYCSVCCNITDTDPCRVCQDKTRDPSVICVVQDSKDLVAIERTKEFNGYYHVLQGAISPMEGIGPDDIRLKELLARLSDERVKELIMATNPNIEGEATAMYISRLVRPFEIRITRIAHGLPVGGDLEYADEVTLSKALEGRRELF, encoded by the coding sequence GTGTATTATCCCGAACCGCTAGCTAAGCTGATCGATGCATTCACACGTTTGCCGGGGATTGGTCCAAAGACGGCTGCCCGGCTAGCGTTTCATGTGCTGAACATGAAAGAGGACGAGGTTATTGATTTTGCCAAGGCACTCGTAAGTGTTAAGCGTAATCTACACTATTGCTCGGTCTGCTGTAACATAACTGACACGGATCCTTGCCGTGTGTGTCAGGACAAGACTCGTGATCCTTCCGTTATTTGCGTGGTTCAGGATTCCAAAGATCTTGTTGCCATAGAGAGAACTAAGGAATTTAACGGGTACTATCACGTTCTACAAGGAGCTATATCCCCAATGGAGGGTATTGGACCTGATGATATCCGTCTAAAGGAGCTGCTGGCCCGTCTAAGTGATGAAAGGGTGAAGGAACTTATCATGGCGACTAACCCTAACATTGAAGGGGAGGCTACAGCTATGTATATTTCCCGGCTTGTCAGACCTTTTGAGATTAGAATTACCAGAATAGCTCATGGATTGCCCGTTGGGGGCGATCTTGAATATGCGGATGAGGTTACATTGTCCAAGGCATTGGAAGGTCGCCGTGAGCTTTTTTAA
- the lgt gene encoding prolipoprotein diacylglyceryl transferase, producing MFPLALDPIVFSVGSIPVHWYGLILGFGALVGLFLVIREGRRYGIPQEFFMDMLLLGFPSAIVGARIYYVAFKWNEYKDNPLDVFKIWNGGIAIYGALIGAIICGIIYFRYKGYPFWRIIDICAPGLLAGQMIGRWGNFINQEAYGGVVEESFLRDKLHLPDFIVNQMYINDGLREAFRHPTFLYESLWSLIGIILLLVLRRQRFLRAGELFLSYFIWYSIGRFFIEPLRTDSLAFNGNSGVEALINGLWTPMKWLGFEQGYLDPAYGNVRISQLLSLLIILVAIALIIIRRVTGQAKAHYSDPIISSKTPASDTLMPEGAENTQRKVLPNSPTETKQPDGEDKKE from the coding sequence ATGTTTCCACTGGCTTTAGATCCGATTGTTTTCTCAGTTGGATCAATACCCGTTCACTGGTACGGTTTGATTTTAGGTTTTGGCGCATTGGTGGGATTATTTCTTGTAATCCGTGAAGGCAGACGTTACGGTATTCCACAGGAATTTTTCATGGATATGCTGCTTCTTGGCTTTCCCTCAGCGATTGTTGGGGCACGGATTTACTACGTAGCTTTTAAATGGAATGAATATAAGGACAACCCTCTGGATGTATTTAAAATCTGGAACGGTGGCATAGCCATCTACGGGGCATTAATCGGTGCGATCATTTGTGGAATTATCTATTTCCGATACAAAGGATACCCTTTCTGGCGAATAATTGATATTTGTGCACCTGGACTGCTGGCAGGGCAAATGATCGGCCGCTGGGGAAATTTTATCAATCAAGAGGCATACGGCGGAGTTGTCGAGGAGTCTTTCCTGCGTGACAAGCTTCATTTGCCTGACTTCATCGTAAACCAAATGTACATAAATGATGGCTTAAGGGAAGCCTTTCGTCATCCGACCTTTTTGTATGAATCTCTATGGAGTCTAATCGGAATCATACTGCTGTTGGTACTGCGGCGCCAGAGATTTTTACGTGCGGGAGAGTTGTTCCTGTCCTACTTCATCTGGTATTCCATCGGGCGTTTCTTCATTGAACCTTTACGTACAGACAGCCTGGCGTTTAATGGAAACAGCGGCGTGGAAGCTCTTATAAACGGTCTTTGGACTCCAATGAAATGGTTGGGCTTCGAGCAAGGCTATCTGGATCCGGCTTACGGTAATGTTCGTATTTCCCAACTGTTATCGTTGCTCATTATTCTAGTAGCTATTGCTCTAATTATTATCCGTCGGGTTACTGGACAGGCCAAGGCGCACTACTCAGACCCGATTATTAGCTCCAAAACTCCTGCTTCAGATACATTGATGCCTGAAGGTGCGGAAAATACACAACGAAAAGTTCTACCTAACAGCCCTACTGAGACTAAGCAACCGGATGGGGAAGACAAAAAGGAGTAG
- the rpmE gene encoding 50S ribosomal protein L31 has product MQEAIQPKYNLTKVTCACGNNFEAGSVKQELRVEICSNCHPFFTGKQKFLDAGGRVDKFKKKYGI; this is encoded by the coding sequence ATGCAAGAAGCAATTCAACCAAAGTATAACTTGACTAAGGTAACCTGCGCATGTGGCAATAATTTTGAAGCTGGCTCTGTTAAACAAGAGCTTCGCGTCGAAATCTGCTCCAACTGCCACCCTTTCTTTACTGGTAAGCAGAAGTTCCTGGATGCTGGTGGTCGTGTCGATAAATTTAAGAAGAAATACGGTATCTAA
- a CDS encoding radical SAM protein: MYLVYADEQGNVFDHPELYGLARSGDMIVEILEEELIPLPEGATLVGLPNTRAAGMNPETGEMLPLPVGSQAVGALLPQGFTRLCLPGYVKTDKSYKLPLFGYSAVVWKDGGFYVGAELTDDPEKWNPLNCDTKDVKAGVSELLTKYPENRLYEHLSNCALEYECLTSSNSFLGRWEGAVPVSHSCNAGCFGCISDQPEDSGFVSPQTRMDFRPRVDELVQVMLEHLKTPESIVSFGQGCEGEPSTQAKIIIEAMREVRATTNMGYININTNAGLSDHIRGIVDAGLDLMRVSTISALDDHYNAYYKPRGYTLANVEKSLKYAVSQGVYTSINYLVFPGVTDREEEIEAMVEFVRRTELKLIQMRNLNIDPESYLGLIPPAKGEILGMKTMLDIFREELPDVVIGSYTHIPPANMARIKSGNVHI, from the coding sequence ATGTATTTGGTATATGCTGATGAGCAAGGAAATGTCTTTGATCATCCCGAACTGTACGGCTTGGCCCGCAGTGGAGATATGATTGTTGAAATATTAGAAGAAGAGTTAATTCCGCTGCCGGAAGGTGCTACGCTTGTAGGATTGCCGAATACACGGGCGGCAGGCATGAATCCTGAGACGGGTGAAATGCTACCCTTGCCGGTAGGATCTCAGGCTGTGGGTGCGCTTTTGCCGCAAGGATTTACACGCTTGTGCCTTCCCGGTTACGTGAAGACGGATAAATCTTATAAGCTTCCACTGTTCGGATACTCTGCGGTTGTATGGAAGGACGGGGGTTTTTACGTAGGAGCGGAACTTACGGATGACCCTGAAAAGTGGAATCCGCTCAACTGTGATACTAAGGATGTAAAAGCTGGTGTTAGCGAGCTTTTAACCAAATACCCAGAGAACCGCCTCTACGAGCATCTCTCCAACTGTGCACTTGAGTATGAATGTCTTACGTCTTCCAATAGCTTTTTAGGCCGCTGGGAGGGTGCTGTACCTGTCTCCCATTCCTGTAATGCAGGCTGCTTTGGCTGTATTTCCGATCAGCCGGAGGATAGCGGATTTGTCTCACCGCAGACACGGATGGACTTTCGTCCAAGAGTCGATGAGTTGGTACAAGTTATGTTGGAGCACCTGAAGACACCGGAATCCATTGTCAGCTTCGGGCAAGGCTGTGAAGGCGAACCTTCTACGCAAGCCAAGATCATTATTGAAGCTATGCGTGAAGTTCGAGCCACTACAAATATGGGATATATCAATATCAATACCAATGCCGGTTTAAGTGACCATATCCGCGGAATTGTTGATGCGGGTCTTGATTTGATGCGTGTCAGCACAATAAGTGCATTGGATGACCATTACAATGCCTATTACAAGCCGCGTGGATACACACTGGCTAATGTCGAGAAGTCCCTGAAGTACGCTGTATCTCAGGGTGTCTATACTTCAATTAACTATCTGGTGTTTCCGGGAGTAACGGACCGGGAAGAAGAGATTGAGGCTATGGTCGAATTTGTTAGACGTACAGAACTGAAGCTAATCCAAATGCGTAACCTGAATATTGACCCGGAGAGCTATTTGGGATTAATTCCTCCGGCCAAAGGTGAAATACTGGGGATGAAAACCATGCTTGATATTTTTCGTGAGGAACTACCGGATGTCGTTATCGGCTCATATACTCATATTCCGCCGGCTAATATGGCACGTATCAAATCAGGAAACGTCCATATTTAA
- the dnaX gene encoding DNA polymerase III subunit gamma/tau, with amino-acid sequence MEHIALYRAWRPQSFKDMVGQRHIIQTLQNAIREQRVSHAYLFSGPRGTGKTSAAKVLAKAVNCERQQGSEPCNECPSCLRITAGNVMDVQEIDAASNRGVEEIRDLRDKVKYAPTEVRRKVYIIDEVHMLTTEAFNALLKTLEEPPPHVMFILATTEPHKLPATIISRCQRFDFRRVSLEEQTGLLSEICEKEGIEADPDALQYIARLSDGGMRDALSILDQISSFTDGHVTYQQVLGMTGGIPAEQFARLASAILEGNMGLLLELVEQLMHEGKSADKCLENLLHYFRDLLMIKMVPGADQLTDRVLNPAEFKDMAAAFSRERLFEIVDTLNRYLGEMKYATHPQTLFEVALMKLCSMRQGDRPVTMDSSASVAVTAGLPAVDQGELVILKRQIAALEKKLEQAMQSGSISGGGREAGASSSRSGAAQSLAPRISAPGKMPPHMDLFIASKDSPDFAAVYKQWSFVLQAVKEEKVTVHAWFVDGEPVSVIEDAVLVAFKNTIHRDTTEKPVNRQVIEGVLAARLGKPYRLVTIMLRDWNEAALKSVSQASKEELRLENEHEVAGGTSEPWIDEAIQLFGEDLVIIKE; translated from the coding sequence GTGGAACATATCGCGTTGTATCGTGCCTGGCGGCCACAGTCGTTTAAAGACATGGTAGGACAACGGCACATTATCCAAACGCTGCAGAATGCTATTCGTGAACAGCGGGTTTCGCATGCCTATCTGTTCAGCGGTCCGCGGGGAACCGGTAAGACAAGTGCTGCGAAGGTATTGGCTAAGGCGGTTAACTGTGAGCGCCAGCAAGGTTCGGAGCCTTGTAATGAATGCCCTTCTTGTCTGCGGATTACTGCGGGCAATGTAATGGACGTTCAGGAAATAGATGCTGCATCTAACCGGGGTGTAGAAGAAATTCGCGACTTGCGGGACAAGGTGAAATATGCCCCAACCGAGGTACGCCGTAAAGTGTATATTATTGATGAAGTGCATATGCTGACTACAGAAGCATTCAATGCTCTTCTTAAGACTCTTGAAGAACCGCCACCGCATGTAATGTTTATTCTGGCGACAACCGAACCCCATAAATTGCCGGCAACGATTATTTCGCGTTGTCAGCGCTTTGACTTTCGTAGAGTATCACTTGAGGAGCAGACAGGTCTGCTTAGTGAGATTTGCGAAAAAGAGGGGATTGAAGCGGACCCTGACGCATTACAGTATATTGCCCGTCTGTCAGATGGCGGTATGCGTGATGCACTCAGTATATTGGATCAGATATCCTCTTTTACGGATGGACATGTAACTTATCAGCAGGTACTCGGTATGACAGGAGGGATACCTGCAGAGCAATTTGCCCGGTTGGCTTCGGCCATACTGGAAGGTAACATGGGGCTTCTCCTGGAGTTGGTGGAGCAGCTTATGCATGAAGGTAAAAGTGCCGATAAATGTCTGGAGAATTTGCTCCATTATTTCCGCGATCTACTTATGATCAAAATGGTTCCGGGGGCAGATCAACTAACAGACCGAGTCTTAAATCCTGCAGAGTTCAAGGATATGGCGGCAGCTTTCTCCCGGGAGCGGCTTTTCGAGATCGTCGATACGCTGAACCGTTATCTTGGTGAGATGAAATATGCGACTCACCCGCAGACCTTGTTTGAGGTGGCTCTTATGAAGCTTTGCAGTATGCGGCAGGGTGATCGCCCAGTTACGATGGATTCATCTGCCTCGGTCGCTGTAACAGCCGGACTACCGGCTGTTGATCAGGGCGAATTGGTTATTCTGAAGAGACAGATCGCTGCGTTGGAGAAAAAGCTCGAACAAGCTATGCAGTCCGGCAGCATTTCTGGCGGAGGGCGTGAAGCGGGGGCTTCTTCTTCGAGATCAGGGGCTGCACAAAGCCTGGCTCCTCGTATATCTGCTCCTGGTAAGATGCCGCCTCATATGGATCTTTTCATTGCAAGCAAGGATAGCCCTGACTTTGCTGCGGTTTATAAGCAGTGGAGCTTTGTGCTTCAGGCTGTGAAAGAGGAGAAGGTAACCGTTCATGCATGGTTTGTGGATGGCGAACCCGTTTCTGTTATAGAGGATGCAGTCCTCGTTGCTTTCAAAAATACGATTCACCGTGACACTACAGAGAAGCCTGTCAACAGACAGGTTATTGAAGGAGTGCTGGCGGCTCGTTTAGGCAAACCATACCGACTTGTAACAATAATGCTTCGGGATTGGAACGAGGCTGCACTTAAGTCTGTGAGTCAAGCAAGTAAGGAAGAACTGCGGCTGGAAAATGAGCATGAAGTGGCAGGCGGAACATCAGAACCTTGGATTGATGAGGCGATCCAGCTGTTTGGGGAAGACCTTGTTATCATAAAAGAGTAA
- the ppaX gene encoding pyrophosphatase PpaX gives MIECVLFDLDGTIVDTNELIINSFMHALKQNSLPLLSREQIIPHMGTTLQQQMRAFSGLEDVSKLELSYREFNYEHHDALVRPFPQVNETMEELRRRGIKMGIVTTKIRPTTIKALEMFDLMQYMDTIVTVNDVTEPKPHPEPVLTAVHNLGVDLRKTLMVGDSAVDIQSAKSAGVVAAGVAWSLKGEEILRKYEPDYIIHDMAEILAIVEQGTNE, from the coding sequence ATGATAGAATGCGTTCTCTTTGATCTGGACGGAACCATTGTTGACACGAACGAACTGATTATAAATTCGTTCATGCATGCGTTGAAGCAGAATTCCCTTCCTCTTCTTAGCCGGGAGCAGATCATCCCCCATATGGGAACGACCCTTCAGCAGCAGATGAGAGCTTTTTCAGGTCTTGAGGATGTAAGTAAGCTCGAACTGTCCTACCGTGAGTTTAACTATGAACATCACGATGCTCTGGTCCGACCGTTTCCGCAGGTCAATGAAACCATGGAAGAGCTGCGCCGGCGTGGAATTAAGATGGGCATCGTAACGACCAAGATTCGCCCGACAACGATTAAAGCGTTGGAGATGTTCGATTTGATGCAGTACATGGATACCATTGTAACGGTTAACGATGTAACAGAGCCCAAACCTCATCCCGAGCCTGTACTCACTGCGGTCCATAACCTGGGAGTGGATCTTCGAAAAACACTAATGGTTGGTGATAGCGCTGTTGATATCCAATCGGCAAAGAGTGCCGGTGTTGTTGCTGCGGGTGTGGCCTGGTCGCTCAAAGGTGAGGAGATCCTCCGTAAATATGAGCCCGACTATATCATCCATGATATGGCGGAGATATTAGCTATCGTAGAGCAGGGGACGAATGAATAG
- a CDS encoding PucR family transcriptional regulator — MTIESEILRQKLEQLTGKKAGIKQFGRQDSKSLFGLGSQESDQPVILDDNIWTPLYENDGRITAVSVEMEGLSAMEVQLVHFAVRSFATALKATGVKEEGEMEALQLSKWLNLQLEQEREDTELPDDIALKSRLFGDMIPFLLISENVHNAPISYRSLMKLLRSYFDSTVILIPLQEKEWLILARKELLTDGDDKEEEEESEDDLLSQTSMGLHELIANEWVGVFHLAVAPAIVPVKGLTGAVALLRETIILGRIFQVGEYIHLPWELHLERLVNSIPDARRRQLLGQIGDYTSVLSDKEMLQTLETFFEMECNVSETAKKLYIHRNTLLYRLDKIKQETGADVRSFGDAAIVKLTMLLYKVTKRK, encoded by the coding sequence GTGACTATAGAGAGCGAGATATTACGTCAAAAGTTAGAGCAACTTACTGGGAAGAAAGCCGGGATTAAGCAATTTGGAAGACAGGATTCAAAATCTCTATTCGGGCTAGGCTCACAAGAGAGTGATCAGCCGGTTATCCTCGATGATAATATTTGGACGCCATTATATGAGAACGATGGGCGTATTACCGCTGTATCCGTGGAGATGGAAGGCTTATCTGCTATGGAGGTGCAACTGGTCCATTTTGCCGTGAGAAGCTTCGCTACTGCGCTCAAGGCTACAGGGGTTAAGGAAGAAGGCGAGATGGAGGCCCTTCAGCTGAGCAAATGGCTTAATCTACAGCTTGAGCAGGAAAGGGAAGACACCGAGCTTCCAGATGATATTGCATTGAAAAGCCGACTTTTTGGGGACATGATTCCCTTTTTACTGATAAGTGAAAATGTACATAATGCGCCGATCTCCTATCGTTCATTGATGAAGCTTCTACGCAGTTATTTTGATAGTACGGTTATTCTTATCCCGTTGCAGGAAAAGGAGTGGCTCATTCTAGCGCGCAAGGAACTGCTAACAGACGGAGATGATAAGGAAGAGGAAGAAGAAAGTGAAGATGATCTGCTGTCACAGACCAGCATGGGTCTGCACGAACTGATTGCCAATGAGTGGGTAGGTGTATTCCATCTGGCAGTAGCACCTGCAATTGTACCTGTTAAAGGCTTGACCGGAGCAGTAGCACTTTTACGTGAGACTATAATATTGGGCCGTATTTTTCAAGTGGGGGAATACATTCATTTGCCATGGGAACTTCATTTGGAGAGATTGGTTAATAGTATTCCCGATGCACGGCGTAGACAGTTACTTGGACAGATTGGAGATTACACGTCCGTTTTATCGGATAAAGAAATGCTTCAGACTTTAGAGACTTTTTTTGAAATGGAATGCAATGTAAGCGAAACCGCTAAGAAATTATATATTCATCGAAACACGTTGCTTTACCGTCTGGACAAGATCAAACAGGAGACAGGTGCGGATGTACGAAGCTTTGGAGATGCTGCAATTGTGAAGTTGACCATGCTTTTGTATAAAGTGACGAAAAGGAAATAA
- a CDS encoding pro-sigmaK processing inhibitor BofA family protein — MKLAAMAVLIISAALLIFIVMKKKLGWGWISLFGTHLVLAALALYVVNFSGLISGVYVPLNPVTIGTVTILGLPGVIMLLGLKISLF, encoded by the coding sequence GTGAAGTTAGCGGCGATGGCTGTATTGATTATATCGGCGGCCTTACTAATATTTATAGTAATGAAAAAAAAGTTGGGGTGGGGCTGGATCAGCCTCTTTGGCACCCACTTGGTTCTGGCGGCTTTAGCTCTTTATGTGGTGAACTTCTCGGGGTTAATCAGTGGGGTATATGTACCTTTGAACCCCGTAACCATCGGCACAGTGACTATTCTTGGCTTGCCCGGTGTTATTATGTTATTGGGACTTAAAATATCATTGTTTTAA
- a CDS encoding acyltransferase — protein MVRKVTRYPVEGHNSLWYIYRTVSPWKGVKNFIFIQIARYCPILSVKNWIYRRILGMKVGRHTAFGLMAMVDVFFPEKITVGDNSIIGYNTTILAHEYLIKEYRLGEVLIGENVLIGANCTILPGVTIGDGAIVAAGSVVHKDVAAGAFVGGNPLRELRAGSSNEDVEDL, from the coding sequence ATAGTGAGAAAAGTAACCCGCTATCCTGTAGAAGGCCATAATTCCTTGTGGTATATCTACCGCACGGTCAGTCCTTGGAAGGGTGTTAAGAATTTTATTTTCATCCAAATTGCCCGCTACTGCCCGATATTATCGGTGAAGAATTGGATATACCGCCGGATCCTGGGGATGAAGGTTGGGCGGCATACGGCATTTGGATTGATGGCGATGGTTGATGTATTTTTTCCGGAGAAAATAACGGTTGGAGACAATTCAATTATCGGCTATAACACAACTATCCTGGCACATGAGTACCTGATCAAGGAATATCGCTTGGGCGAGGTTCTTATTGGTGAAAATGTATTGATTGGCGCCAACTGTACCATACTCCCCGGGGTAACCATTGGAGACGGTGCGATTGTAGCTGCGGGTTCGGTGGTCCATAAGGATGTTGCCGCTGGAGCTTTTGTCGGTGGAAATCCCTTGCGTGAACTAAGAGCAGGATCATCCAACGAAGATGTGGAAGACTTGTGA
- a CDS encoding YbaB/EbfC family nucleoid-associated protein, which translates to MNNMNQMMKQVKKMQEQMLKAQEELGGKVIEGTSGGGVVTVQVNGHKKLLSIQIKPEAVDPEDVEMLQDLVIIAVNDALTQAEELANNDMGKFTGGMKIPGLF; encoded by the coding sequence ATGAATAATATGAACCAGATGATGAAGCAAGTTAAAAAAATGCAAGAGCAAATGCTTAAAGCCCAAGAAGAGCTTGGTGGCAAGGTAATCGAAGGAACTTCTGGCGGCGGAGTTGTAACAGTTCAAGTAAATGGTCATAAAAAACTGCTCTCCATTCAAATTAAGCCTGAGGCTGTTGATCCGGAAGATGTAGAAATGCTGCAAGATCTAGTAATTATCGCTGTAAACGATGCGCTTACCCAGGCGGAAGAGCTTGCTAATAATGACATGGGCAAATTCACTGGCGGCATGAAAATCCCTGGATTATTCTAA